One Setaria italica strain Yugu1 chromosome II, Setaria_italica_v2.0, whole genome shotgun sequence DNA segment encodes these proteins:
- the LOC101777791 gene encoding serine/arginine-rich SC35-like splicing factor SCL33 produces MRRGYSYSPSPPRGYRRRARSPTPRDYNGDRGRDLPTSLLVRNLRRDCRPEDLRRPFAQFGRVKDIYLPRDYYTGEPRGFGFVQFYDPEDAADAKYYMDGQIVLGRQITVVFAEENRKKPQEMRARDRVRGRSYDRRYSRSRSPPYSRGRSPSRSYSRSPSPPNPKHRLRERSYSRSPVDSRSRSGSPYEERYRRSSPRERSLPVSG; encoded by the exons ATGAGAAGGGGTTACAGTTACAGTCCTTCGCCACCAAGGGGTTACAGGAGAAGGGCTCGCAGCCCGACTCCCCGTGATTATAATGGTGACCGTGGTAGAGATCTACCAACCAGTCTTTTGGTCAGGAATCTCCGTCGGGACTGCAG GCCAGAAGACCTTCGTCGCCCATTCGCACAGTTTGGTCGAGTTAAAGATATATATCTCCCAAGAGATTATTACACTGG GGAGCCCCGAGGATTTGGGTTTGTGCAGTTTTATGATCCTGAAGATGCTGCTGATGCAAAGTACTACATGGATGGGCAAATAGTTCTTGGCAGGCAAATAACTGTTGTATTTGCGGAGGAGAATAGGAAGAAGCCTCAGGAGATGAGAGCTAGGGACAGAGTCAG AGGTCGTTCCTATGACCGGAGATATTCTCGCTCTAGGTCCCCTCCTTATTCTAGGGGCCGTTCTCCTTCACGCAGCTACTCGAG GTCTCCTTCACCTCCGAATCCAAAACACAGGCTCAGGGAGAGGTCCTACTCACGCTCACCTGTTGACAGCAGATCAAGAAGCGGGAGCCCCTATGAGGAGCGATACCGCAGATCCTCACCAAGAGAGAGGTCTCTCCCTGTTAGCGGATGA